A single genomic interval of Macadamia integrifolia cultivar HAES 741 chromosome 6, SCU_Mint_v3, whole genome shotgun sequence harbors:
- the LOC122082365 gene encoding B2 protein-like, whose product MENNQQSFWQFSDQLRLQSTNLANLSINDSIWGNSFTTKRPEERKNFDIRVGGNRASSIDNNLKPNGSNLNGFNDDWKMGRGSNFNGFNNGWKIGNGFNGVLGGGGGIPKNVGVNGIFDKGIYPKPIIDNKNINSNKINININPNSSKGKGTKEEDLDGKGGKKINNNNSSSKNSTDKKFKTLPPSESLPRNETIGGYIFVCNNETMQENLQRLLFGLPPRYRDSVRAITPGLPLFLYNYSTHQLHGIFEAASFGGTNIDPTAWEDKKCPGESRFPAQVRVVTRKNCDPIEEDAFRPILHHYDGPKFRLELNVPEALALLDIFAENKA is encoded by the exons ATGGAGAACAACCAACAGTCGTTTTGGCAGTTCAGTGATCAGCTCCGATTGCAATCGACTAACTTGGCTAATCTGTCGATCAACGATAGTATATGGGGGAATTCGTTTACGACGAAGAGGcctgaagaaagaaagaattttgATATCAGGGTAGGCGGTAATCGTGCTTCTTCCATCGACAACAATCTAAAACCGAATGGATCGAATTTAAATGGCTTCAATGATGACTGGAAGATGGGAAGAGGGTCGAACTTCAATGGGTTCAACAACGGCTGGAAGATCGGGAATGGTTTCAATGGAGTTCTGGGCGGAGGAGGAGGAATTCCGAAGAACGTCGGTGTTAATGGCATCTTCGATAAAGGTATTTATCCAAAGCCCATCATAGACAACAAGAACATTAACAGTAACAagatcaacatcaacatcaacccCAACAGTAGCAAGGGTAAGGGCACCAAGGAGGAAGATCTCGatggaaaaggaggaaaaaagatTAACAACAATAATAGCAGCAGCAAGAACAGTACTGACAAGAAATTTAAGACGCTTCCACCATCGGAGTCTCTGCCTCGGAACGAGACCATAGGTGGTTATATCTTTGTCTGCAACAACGAGACCATGCAGGAGAATCTCCAAAGGCTGCTCTTTG GTCTTCCTCCGCGGTACCGAGATTCTGTGAGAGCTATAACCCCGGGATTACCACTCTTCCTGTACAACTATTCCACCCACCAACTCCATGGAATTTTTGAG GCTGCGAGTTTTGGGGGAACTAACATCGATCCAACGGCCTGGGAGGACAAAAAGTGTCCTGGTGAATCGCGTTTCCCTGCTCAG GTACGAGTTGTTACAAGAAAGAATTGTGATCCAATAGAGGAAGATGCTTTCAGACCCATCCTTCACCATTATGATGGCCCCAAGTTCCGCTTAGAACTCAACGTTCCTGAG GCACTTGCTCTCTTGGATATTTTTGCAGAGAACAAGGCCTGA